A genomic segment from Bos mutus isolate GX-2022 chromosome 14, NWIPB_WYAK_1.1, whole genome shotgun sequence encodes:
- the POLR2K gene encoding DNA-directed RNA polymerases I, II, and III subunit RPABC4: protein MDTQKDVQPPKQQPMIYICGECHTENEIKSRDPIRCRECGYRIMYKKRTKRLVVFDAR, encoded by the exons ATGGACACCCAGAAGGACGTTCAACCCCCAAAGCAGCAGCCAATGATATATATCTGTGGAG aatgtcacacagaaaatgaaataaaatcaagggATCCCATCCGATGCAGAGAATGTGGATACAGAATAATGTACAAGAAAAGGACTAAAAGAT TGGTGGTTTTTGATGCTCGGTGA